One Chitinophagaceae bacterium C216 genomic window carries:
- the mshD gene encoding Mycothiol acetyltransferase, producing the protein MIQLAEEQFKCKIRQLFLERWGSDFMISRGKKHRVADLESFLYIEDNDIKGLLTFTIENEAIEIVSLDSFSEGHGVSTALVAAIIDFYKSGHHKKLWLATTNDNTRALRFYQKRGFTITAIHLNAIEDARKIKPSIPLVGYDGIPILHEIELTYSE; encoded by the coding sequence ATGATTCAATTAGCGGAGGAACAGTTTAAATGCAAAATCCGACAACTTTTTCTGGAGCGGTGGGGCTCGGATTTTATGATTTCACGGGGCAAAAAACATAGAGTGGCTGATCTGGAATCTTTTTTGTATATAGAAGATAATGATATTAAGGGTTTGCTCACATTTACCATAGAGAATGAAGCAATAGAAATCGTTTCTTTGGATAGTTTTTCGGAAGGACACGGAGTAAGCACTGCACTTGTAGCAGCTATTATTGATTTTTATAAGAGTGGACATCATAAAAAGCTTTGGCTGGCTACGACTAATGATAACACTCGTGCTTTACGGTTTTATCAGAAGCGAGGCTTTACGATTACGGCCATTCATTTGAACGCAATAGAAGACGCTCGGAAAATAAAGCCTTCTATTCCTCTTGTGGGGTATGATGGTATCCCTATACTTCACGAAATAGAACTTACTTATTCAGAATAA
- the fucP_4 gene encoding L-fucose-proton symporter: MEVDKQQNGSVQKSGYLLPLCALAVLYFLMGFTTVLNDTLVPFFKQGFNLTYSQSSLVQFYFYLTYGLISIPAGKLVGAIGYKKGMVVGFCVAALGSFLFYPASQFHHYALFLAALFVIAIGIVTLQVSANPYITDLGAESSAASRLTLIQGVGSIGTTLAPVFGAHFILSRLEAAPDQASGVLVKPYLMIASTLLLVGIIVYLLKLPQVTSSISHKDNKGILEIIRQHPNLKFGILGIFCYVGAEVAIGTYLTNYVADVLHITEHKANVYVSYYWGGMLVGRLIGAYILRFFKTQNVLAVIALIAIVLILGSVLSSGNIAVWLMIAVGLCNSIMFASIFSLSVRGLGASTGKASGLLSTAILGGAIITYFQAVLKDNLTWGISFLIPALCYLYIFLYGWKLSQKTAPTT; this comes from the coding sequence ATGGAGGTAGATAAACAACAAAATGGTTCTGTGCAAAAATCAGGGTATCTATTACCACTTTGCGCTTTAGCTGTTCTGTATTTCCTAATGGGATTTACAACTGTGTTAAACGACACCTTGGTACCCTTCTTTAAACAGGGATTTAATTTAACATACTCCCAATCATCGCTGGTACAGTTCTACTTTTACCTCACCTACGGCCTTATATCCATACCTGCAGGAAAGCTTGTAGGAGCAATTGGGTATAAAAAGGGAATGGTGGTGGGCTTCTGTGTGGCTGCATTGGGATCCTTCCTTTTTTATCCGGCTTCACAGTTCCACCACTATGCATTGTTTTTGGCAGCATTATTTGTAATTGCCATAGGCATTGTGACGTTGCAGGTTTCTGCAAATCCTTACATCACTGATTTGGGAGCGGAGTCCAGTGCTGCATCACGCCTTACGCTTATTCAGGGTGTGGGTTCCATCGGCACTACGCTCGCTCCTGTTTTCGGGGCACACTTTATTCTATCGCGCTTAGAAGCCGCTCCCGATCAAGCCTCGGGTGTATTGGTAAAGCCCTACTTGATGATTGCATCTACCCTATTATTGGTAGGCATCATTGTGTATTTGCTAAAACTCCCTCAAGTAACTAGTAGCATTAGCCATAAAGATAATAAAGGTATTCTCGAAATCATTCGGCAACATCCTAATCTCAAATTTGGCATCCTAGGTATTTTTTGCTATGTAGGAGCTGAGGTAGCAATAGGAACCTACCTTACTAATTATGTTGCAGATGTTTTGCATATCACAGAACACAAAGCCAATGTATATGTATCTTATTATTGGGGAGGCATGTTGGTAGGCCGCCTGATTGGGGCTTATATATTACGCTTCTTTAAAACCCAAAATGTACTGGCTGTAATCGCTCTTATAGCAATAGTATTGATTTTAGGATCGGTGTTAAGCAGTGGTAATATCGCAGTGTGGCTGATGATTGCAGTAGGATTGTGCAATTCGATAATGTTTGCATCGATATTTTCCCTTTCGGTGAGAGGACTAGGAGCTTCTACCGGCAAAGCTTCTGGGTTGCTTTCTACTGCTATACTTGGCGGTGCTATCATCACCTACTTCCAGGCAGTACTAAAAGATAACCTGACATGGGGCATATCATTCTTAATCCCTGCCCTATGTTATCTTTATATCTTCCTTTACGGTTGGAAATTAAGTCAGAAAACAGCACCTACAACATAA
- a CDS encoding TonB-dependent receptor P26: MSKLFRNIYILCYCLLLTNISIAQNGTTITGIVMDEEGKALKDVSVTINGTAAGTKTNDEGRFTLHSNASQGSITFSYVGYKTEVRTFSGNAQINLVLTADKKALDEVVVVGYGTQRKANLTGAVEQITDEALKNRPLTNLSQGLQGLIPNLNLTPPDGRPSTSATFNVRGVTSIGQGGEALVLIDGVEGNPALINPQDIASITVLKDAASSAIYGARGAFGVILITTKNPQNEKLQINYTSNYSIKKPTYIPEFVTDGYTWASMFNEAFASWNNYASYPQNVNKTLPFSQEYLQELKRRSEDPSLPRVEVDPVTGQYVYYDSHNWFKDLYKSNTQSIDQGITVSGKSNRTSYLLSGHYFNQPGLFRYNSDDYKMYNVRSKGSLDVFPWLTVSNNTDFSKVIYHIPMNVGETGGIWRNIVAEGHPMVPLYNPDGTLTYSAAYTVGDYAYGKNGMDYDKNIFRNTASFNARFFNNALNIKGDFTYQITNNNETRRRVPVPYSRIPGVIEYLGNAYNDMRVIKRSTEYIASNLYGEFEKKFKRHYLKTLLGYNYELSTYKRVGTERNGLIYADAEDLNLALGESMTITGGYEQWNIMGGFFRVNYSYDDRYLLEINGRYDGSSKFPAHERFAFFPSISAGWRLTKEPYWNISRDLISDLKLRASYGSLGNGNISSYVFQEQLSLSKMTRIIEGVQNPSTSAPAVLPAGLTWETATTANFGLDLGLFNNKLLINADYYQRKTINMFTTGPELPAVFGAASPRGNYADLMTKGFELSVSYRDRFLLAEKPFNYNIRAILSDNKSTILKYNNSRKLLSDYYEGQTLGEIWGYVTDGFFVSEEQIRTSANQSLFLSTAAGVWRVGDIKFKDLNNDGVIDYGDNTVNNPGDKVIIGNSSPRYRFGLNLSADWNRLFFSAFIQGVGKRDWYPSRGANTFWGQYNAPYGHPPVSQIGNIWSEDNPNAYFPRYTAYLAWTAGGVLREVQTRYLQNAAYVRLKNIQLGYNLPDQWLRKAGIKGASVYVSGENLYTYSPMFKYTKNNIDPENVSESDQLLGDGNQGDGFNYPMLKSVSFGLSITF, from the coding sequence ATGAGCAAACTTTTTAGAAATATATACATCCTATGCTATTGTTTGCTTTTGACGAACATTAGCATAGCTCAAAACGGTACAACAATTACCGGTATAGTAATGGATGAAGAAGGTAAAGCCCTCAAAGACGTAAGCGTTACTATTAATGGTACTGCTGCGGGCACCAAGACCAATGATGAAGGAAGATTCACACTACATAGCAACGCGTCTCAGGGCAGTATAACTTTTTCTTATGTTGGCTATAAAACAGAAGTAAGAACTTTTTCAGGCAATGCTCAGATTAATCTGGTATTAACTGCCGACAAAAAGGCGCTGGATGAAGTAGTAGTGGTAGGTTATGGTACACAGCGCAAAGCCAATTTGACTGGTGCCGTTGAACAAATTACCGACGAAGCCTTAAAAAACAGGCCTCTAACCAACCTGTCGCAAGGCTTACAGGGTTTGATACCTAACCTAAACCTTACACCTCCCGATGGTCGTCCCAGTACTTCTGCAACTTTTAACGTACGTGGGGTAACATCAATCGGACAGGGAGGAGAAGCATTAGTATTGATTGACGGAGTGGAAGGCAATCCTGCACTCATCAACCCACAGGATATTGCATCCATTACTGTTTTGAAAGATGCAGCTTCATCTGCGATCTATGGTGCAAGAGGTGCGTTTGGAGTGATTTTGATTACTACCAAAAATCCGCAAAATGAAAAACTGCAGATCAACTACACTTCTAACTACTCCATCAAGAAACCAACTTATATTCCAGAGTTTGTAACTGACGGGTACACTTGGGCTTCTATGTTTAATGAAGCATTTGCAAGTTGGAATAACTACGCCAGCTATCCGCAAAATGTCAACAAAACGCTGCCATTCTCTCAGGAGTACTTGCAGGAGTTGAAACGCAGGTCAGAAGATCCTTCTCTACCTCGTGTAGAAGTAGATCCTGTAACCGGCCAGTATGTATATTACGATAGTCACAACTGGTTTAAGGATCTGTATAAAAGCAACACACAGTCCATTGATCAGGGCATAACTGTATCCGGTAAAAGCAATAGAACAAGCTATTTATTATCGGGACATTACTTTAATCAACCAGGCCTGTTTCGATATAATTCTGATGATTACAAAATGTATAATGTACGCTCCAAAGGAAGCTTAGATGTATTCCCTTGGTTGACCGTCTCAAACAACACCGACTTCTCCAAAGTAATCTATCATATTCCCATGAACGTTGGAGAAACTGGCGGTATATGGAGAAATATCGTGGCAGAAGGTCACCCCATGGTACCTCTGTATAACCCCGACGGAACACTTACCTACTCCGCCGCTTATACCGTGGGAGACTACGCTTATGGTAAAAACGGAATGGACTATGACAAAAACATATTCCGTAATACAGCATCATTTAATGCAAGATTCTTCAATAATGCTTTAAACATAAAAGGAGATTTTACTTATCAAATTACCAATAACAATGAAACACGCAGACGCGTTCCGGTACCTTACAGTCGTATTCCGGGCGTAATCGAATACCTGGGTAACGCGTATAACGATATGCGTGTTATCAAGCGCAGTACAGAATATATAGCTTCTAACCTTTATGGTGAATTTGAGAAAAAATTCAAAAGACACTATTTAAAAACCTTGCTGGGTTATAACTATGAGCTCAGCACCTATAAACGTGTGGGTACTGAACGTAATGGTTTGATTTACGCTGATGCAGAAGACCTGAACTTGGCCTTAGGCGAATCCATGACAATTACTGGCGGATACGAACAATGGAACATAATGGGAGGATTCTTCAGAGTGAACTATAGCTATGACGATCGTTATCTGCTCGAAATAAACGGCCGTTACGATGGTTCTTCTAAATTCCCTGCACATGAGCGCTTTGCATTTTTCCCTTCCATTTCTGCGGGATGGCGCTTAACTAAGGAGCCTTACTGGAATATTTCCAGAGACCTAATCTCTGACTTAAAACTGAGAGCTTCCTATGGTTCTTTAGGAAACGGAAATATCAGTTCCTATGTATTCCAAGAACAACTCTCCTTGTCTAAAATGACACGCATTATTGAAGGCGTACAAAATCCAAGCACCAGTGCACCGGCTGTATTACCTGCTGGTCTTACTTGGGAAACCGCTACAACAGCCAACTTTGGTCTGGACTTAGGACTCTTCAACAATAAGTTGTTGATTAATGCAGACTACTATCAGCGTAAAACCATCAATATGTTTACTACAGGTCCTGAACTACCTGCGGTATTTGGTGCAGCTTCTCCCAGAGGCAACTATGCAGATCTGATGACTAAAGGTTTTGAGCTTAGTGTAAGCTATCGTGATCGCTTCCTGCTGGCGGAAAAACCCTTCAACTACAATATCAGAGCTATTCTATCCGATAATAAATCTACCATTCTCAAATACAACAACAGCCGCAAACTGTTGAGCGATTACTACGAAGGACAAACACTGGGTGAAATATGGGGATATGTAACTGACGGATTCTTCGTTTCTGAAGAGCAGATTCGTACTTCAGCCAATCAATCGCTATTCCTTTCTACTGCTGCAGGTGTTTGGCGCGTAGGAGATATTAAGTTTAAAGATCTAAATAACGACGGGGTTATCGATTACGGAGACAACACTGTAAATAATCCTGGTGATAAAGTGATTATCGGTAATTCGTCGCCACGATATCGCTTTGGATTGAACCTTTCTGCCGATTGGAATCGTTTATTCTTCTCTGCATTCATTCAAGGTGTAGGAAAAAGAGATTGGTATCCGAGCCGCGGTGCCAACACTTTCTGGGGACAGTATAATGCACCTTACGGGCATCCTCCAGTTTCACAAATAGGCAATATCTGGTCCGAAGATAATCCCAATGCATACTTCCCTCGCTATACTGCTTATTTGGCATGGACAGCAGGTGGTGTACTTCGTGAAGTACAAACCCGTTATCTACAGAATGCAGCATACGTACGCTTAAAGAATATTCAGCTGGGTTATAATCTGCCTGATCAATGGTTACGCAAAGCTGGTATTAAAGGTGCCAGTGTATATGTATCAGGAGAAAACCTTTATACCTACTCACCTATGTTCAAGTATACCAAGAACAATATCGATCCAGAAAACGTTTCGGAGTCCGATCAGTTGCTGGGTGATGGTAACCAAGGTGACGGGTTTAACTATCCCATGTTGAAGAGTGTATCGTTCGGTTTATCAATAACATTCTAA
- the bfce gene encoding Cellobiose 2-epimerase, with product MTQIDFGKRALLYENYLLEKVMPFWMEHSIDKEYGGYFTCLDRKGQVYDQDKFMWLQCRQVWTLSMLYNNLEKNEAWLDAALKGAEFLIKHGRDENKDWYFALDRAGKPLVQPYNIFSDCFATMAFAQLYKATGNPEHATIAKETFERILQRRDNPKGKYLKQIPENRQLKGFSLPMILCNLVLEIEHLLEPQLVQETLNYGVNEVLNVFYKKNLGLILENVAPDGSFVDCFEGRLINPGHGLESMWFVMDVAKKLNDDTLIQKCVDISLQLLNYGWDQQYGGIFYFLDVKGYPPQQLEWDQKLWWVHLESLITALKGYQLTGNQDCLKWYEKLHDYTWSHFVDEEYGEMYGYLNRRGEVLLELKGGKWKGCFHVPRALYQLAKLAHTINNDPSKGK from the coding sequence ATGACACAAATTGATTTTGGGAAGAGAGCACTCTTGTACGAGAATTATTTATTGGAGAAGGTAATGCCGTTTTGGATGGAGCATTCCATCGATAAGGAATACGGTGGTTATTTTACTTGCCTGGATCGGAAAGGACAGGTTTATGATCAGGATAAATTCATGTGGCTGCAGTGTCGTCAGGTATGGACATTGTCAATGTTGTACAATAATCTCGAGAAAAATGAAGCATGGTTGGATGCAGCCTTAAAAGGTGCCGAGTTCTTAATCAAACACGGTCGCGATGAAAATAAAGACTGGTATTTTGCACTGGATCGGGCCGGTAAGCCATTAGTGCAGCCTTATAATATCTTTTCAGATTGTTTTGCAACCATGGCTTTTGCTCAGTTGTATAAAGCCACAGGAAACCCCGAACATGCAACTATAGCCAAAGAAACCTTTGAGCGGATTTTACAAAGAAGAGATAATCCTAAAGGCAAATACTTAAAACAGATTCCGGAGAATCGCCAACTAAAAGGATTCTCATTACCAATGATCTTATGCAATCTGGTACTAGAAATTGAGCATTTGCTAGAACCCCAGTTAGTACAAGAAACACTGAATTACGGAGTGAATGAAGTACTAAATGTATTTTATAAAAAAAACCTGGGACTGATTTTAGAAAACGTAGCTCCGGATGGAAGCTTTGTAGATTGCTTCGAAGGGCGCCTCATCAATCCGGGCCATGGACTAGAATCTATGTGGTTTGTAATGGATGTTGCAAAGAAACTGAATGACGATACTCTCATTCAGAAATGCGTTGATATAAGTTTGCAACTCCTCAACTACGGTTGGGATCAGCAATACGGTGGTATCTTTTATTTTCTGGATGTAAAAGGGTATCCTCCACAACAATTGGAATGGGATCAAAAACTTTGGTGGGTACATCTAGAATCTTTGATCACAGCACTGAAAGGATATCAATTAACCGGCAATCAAGATTGCCTGAAGTGGTATGAGAAATTACACGATTATACATGGTCGCATTTTGTAGATGAAGAATACGGAGAAATGTATGGGTATTTGAACCGCCGTGGAGAAGTACTGTTGGAGCTAAAGGGTGGAAAATGGAAAGGCTGCTTCCATGTACCAAGAGCACTTTATCAGCTAGCAAAGCTGGCACATACAATTAATAACGACCCTTCCAAAGGGAAATAA
- a CDS encoding SusD-like protein P2, which translates to MKNIITIIGATTLLFASCNKLDQIPKSTVSKEAVFNSEAGLKLYTNSFYTLLPTSNDILKGDNMGDFVARKDVPDFFRAGAFGPAQSTGWTWTSLRNINYFLENNNSSSVSEAVRNNYNGIARLFRALFYFEKVKRFGDVPWINRTLSTNDELLYSGRDPRALVMDSVLNDLNYAIENISAASEATRTRITRTVAQALKSRICLFEGTYRKYHTELNLQSTANRWLQEAADAAQAVINSNLYSLANITDIENGYRNLFISTSVNSETLLCIAYSQELGVFHDANWYYTSATAGDRLSFTRKFINTYLRSDGTPFTDLPDYKTQTFMSETKNRDKRLNQTIRTQGYTRINGTQTVNVPPQFSQTYTGYQPAKWVNPDMGLDGGSRNASNIPIIRYAEVLLNYAEAKAELGTLTDEDWANTIGQLRKRGGITGGLSTKPTQADNYIRQNYFPNISDPVILEVRRERGIELALEGFRFYDIIRWKRGELFTDTWNGMYVPALNTMMDLNEDGVNDVYFYTERPSNMQSGVIYINVAPEVNGQPNNMILSETNKGEIQWMNTIPRVWNDRMYLYPIPLNDLTLNPNLKQNPNW; encoded by the coding sequence ATGAAAAATATTATCACAATAATAGGTGCAACAACATTACTCTTTGCATCATGCAATAAATTAGATCAGATTCCTAAATCCACTGTGAGCAAAGAAGCTGTATTCAATAGCGAAGCAGGTCTGAAACTTTATACCAACTCTTTCTACACCTTATTGCCCACATCCAATGACATTTTGAAAGGAGACAATATGGGCGACTTTGTAGCCAGAAAAGATGTTCCTGACTTTTTCCGTGCCGGAGCTTTCGGTCCGGCACAAAGTACAGGGTGGACCTGGACAAGTTTAAGAAACATCAACTATTTCTTGGAAAATAATAATTCTTCTAGTGTAAGTGAGGCTGTGCGTAATAACTACAATGGTATTGCACGCTTGTTCCGCGCGCTATTTTACTTCGAAAAAGTAAAACGCTTTGGCGATGTTCCTTGGATCAATCGCACATTATCTACTAATGATGAATTATTATACAGTGGTCGTGATCCGCGTGCACTAGTAATGGATTCGGTGTTAAATGATCTTAACTATGCTATTGAAAATATATCGGCTGCATCTGAAGCTACCAGAACACGCATAACACGTACTGTAGCTCAAGCACTCAAGTCTCGTATTTGCTTATTTGAAGGCACTTACAGAAAGTATCATACAGAACTAAATCTTCAGTCTACAGCCAATCGTTGGTTGCAGGAAGCGGCAGATGCTGCCCAAGCCGTAATCAACTCCAATTTGTATTCTCTGGCAAATATTACGGATATAGAGAATGGATACCGCAACCTGTTTATCAGCACATCTGTCAATTCCGAAACCTTGCTCTGTATTGCTTACAGTCAAGAGCTGGGAGTATTTCATGATGCCAACTGGTATTATACAAGTGCAACGGCAGGTGATCGCTTGAGCTTTACTCGTAAGTTCATCAACACCTACCTGCGCTCTGACGGTACACCATTTACCGACTTACCTGATTATAAGACTCAAACTTTCATGAGCGAGACTAAAAATAGAGACAAACGTTTAAATCAAACCATCCGCACTCAAGGATATACCCGCATCAACGGAACACAAACCGTAAACGTGCCACCGCAATTCTCGCAAACCTATACGGGATACCAGCCCGCAAAATGGGTAAACCCCGACATGGGCTTGGATGGAGGTTCGCGTAATGCATCCAATATTCCTATCATTCGCTATGCAGAAGTATTACTAAACTACGCTGAAGCAAAAGCCGAATTAGGAACACTCACTGATGAAGACTGGGCCAATACCATTGGTCAGTTAAGAAAAAGAGGAGGCATTACCGGAGGTCTGAGCACTAAACCTACACAAGCTGATAATTATATACGTCAAAATTATTTCCCCAATATATCAGATCCTGTTATTCTGGAAGTAAGAAGAGAACGTGGAATTGAACTGGCATTAGAAGGTTTTCGTTTTTACGACATCATTCGTTGGAAACGTGGCGAGCTATTTACCGATACTTGGAACGGTATGTATGTTCCAGCCTTAAACACAATGATGGACTTGAATGAAGATGGCGTAAACGATGTATATTTCTACACCGAACGTCCTTCCAATATGCAATCAGGAGTAATCTATATTAACGTTGCACCTGAAGTAAATGGACAACCCAATAATATGATTCTGTCCGAGACAAATAAAGGAGAAATTCAGTGGATGAACACCATTCCGAGAGTATGGAACGACCGTATGTACTTATATCCTATCCCGCTGAATGATTTGACACTAAATCCTAACCTCAAACAAAATCCAAACTGGTAA